A region of Heliangelus exortis chromosome 4, bHelExo1.hap1, whole genome shotgun sequence DNA encodes the following proteins:
- the LOC139796300 gene encoding LOW QUALITY PROTEIN: claudin-22-like (The sequence of the model RefSeq protein was modified relative to this genomic sequence to represent the inferred CDS: deleted 2 bases in 1 codon): MTDIQYDKELSRTTSAKAKRLQTAVFLLSVLGSILTATCSYLPDWKNLNLDLNVLELWTTGLWQTCVVQVLGVTQCKNVDCSLALPIEFKISRILVSTSNGLGLLSLAISSLGLDCLKMEYTEHKLKKWLLRLGGTLLWMSGVLPLVPLSWVTHIIIQEFWDEETPEIVPKWEMGDALFSGWFGGFFLILGGSLLFSIICHLTINYQSSMKWQICKTPSNIWKLDIEDFKKGRYQVFRFLTLALH, from the exons ATGACAG ATATTCAGTATGACAAAGAATTGAGCAGAACAACGTCTGCCAAGGCAA AGAGGCTACAGACAGCTGTATTTCTGTTGTCTGTATTAGGAAGTATTTTAACTGCTACCTGTAGCTATTTACCAGACTGGAAAAATCTCAACTTAGACTTAAATGTACTGGAGCTTTGGACCACAGGACTTTGGCAAACCTGTGTAGTCCAAGTCTTAGGAGTAACACAGTGTAAAAATGTTGATTGTTCTCTAGCTTTGCCTATAGAGTTCAAGATTTCCAGGATTTTAGTATCTACATCAAATGGACTAGGACTTCTGAGCCTTGCAATCTCTAGTCTTGGTTTGGACTGCCTAAAGATGGAATATACAGAGCACAAGCTAAAGAAATGGCTCTTACGACTTGGGGGAACGCTCCTGTGGATGTCTGGAGTTCTGCCCTTAGTTCCTCTTTCTTGGGTTACCCATATTATAATCCAGGAATTTTGGGATGAAGAAACCCCAGAGATTGTGCCCAAATGGGAAATGGGGGATGCACTGTTCAGTGGTTggtttggtggatttttttta attctaGGGGGATCCTTACTCTTCTCCATAATTTGTCATCTGACCATCAATTACCAGAGCAGTATGAAATGGCAGATATGCAAGACACCCAGCAACATCTGGAAATTGGACATAGAAGACTTTAAAAAGGGCAGATACCAGGTTTTCAGATTTCTTACTCTTGCATTACATTAA